The Phragmites australis chromosome 15, lpPhrAust1.1, whole genome shotgun sequence genome window below encodes:
- the LOC133892814 gene encoding COP9 signalosome complex subunit 7-like isoform X4 has protein sequence MAMDAERRQAELIGQFSAQAAALSSAPQLAALVLEATSHPALFAFSELLALPALTKLAGTQYASSLDLLRLFAYGTLKDYKSNSGSLPALLPDQVRKLKQLSVLTLAESTKVLPYDQLMQELDVSNVRELEDFLINECMYSGIVRGKLDQLRRCFEVQFASGRDLTPDQLNNMIDTLSDWLGTSDSLLHQIQEKIKWADTMSEVNKKHQKEFEDRVEEAKKSIKLNNLSRQTSTYGGMTTFSLNLEE, from the exons ATGGCGATGGACGCGGAGCGGCGGCAGGCGGAGCTGATCGGGCAGTTCTCAGCGCAGGCGGCCGCGCTGTCGTCCGCGCCGCAGCTAGCCGCCCTggtgctcgaggccacctcCCACCCGGCCCTCTTCGCCTTCTCCGAGCTCCTCGCCCTCCCGGCCCTCACTAAG CTGGCCGGCACACAGTACGCGTCGTCCCTGGACCTGCTCCGGCTCTTTGCCTACGGCACCCTGAAGGACTACAAGA GTAATTCTGGCTCCCTTCCTGCATTGTTGCCTGATCAAGTCCGGAAGCTGAAGCAACTCAGTGTGCTAACTCTGGCTGAGTCAACCAAG GTACTACCTTATGATCAGCTCATGCAAGAGTTGGATGTTTCCAACGTAAGAGAACTCGAAGATTTCCTCATCAATGAGTGCATGTACTCA GGTATTGTTAGAGGAAAATTGGATCAGCTGCGAAGGTGCTTTGAG GTACAATTTGCGTCTGGAAGGGATCTTACGCCTGATCAACTGAACAACATGATAGATACCTTGTCTGACTG GTTGGGAACATCAGATAGCTTGTTGCATCAAATTCAAGAGAAAATCAAGTGGGCTGACACaatgagtgaggtgaacaagaAGCACCAGAAAGAATTTGAAGACAGAGTGGAAGAAGCCAAAAAATCAATCAAG TTGAACAATTTAAGCAGGCAGACATCGACTTACGGGGGCATGACGACTTTCTCTCTGAATCTGGAGGAATAA
- the LOC133892814 gene encoding COP9 signalosome complex subunit 7-like isoform X1, translating to MAMDAERRQAELIGQFSAQAAALSSAPQLAALVLEATSHPALFAFSELLALPALTKLAGTQYASSLDLLRLFAYGTLKDYKSNSGSLPALLPDQVRKLKQLSVLTLAESTKVLPYDQLMQELDVSNVRELEDFLINECMYSGIVRGKLDQLRRCFEVQFASGRDLTPDQLNNMIDTLSDWLGTSDSLLHQIQEKIKWADTMSEVNKKHQKEFEDRVEEAKKSIKQADIDLRGHDDFLSESGGIMDFEEDRIRPKRRRQPMA from the exons ATGGCGATGGACGCGGAGCGGCGGCAGGCGGAGCTGATCGGGCAGTTCTCAGCGCAGGCGGCCGCGCTGTCGTCCGCGCCGCAGCTAGCCGCCCTggtgctcgaggccacctcCCACCCGGCCCTCTTCGCCTTCTCCGAGCTCCTCGCCCTCCCGGCCCTCACTAAG CTGGCCGGCACACAGTACGCGTCGTCCCTGGACCTGCTCCGGCTCTTTGCCTACGGCACCCTGAAGGACTACAAGA GTAATTCTGGCTCCCTTCCTGCATTGTTGCCTGATCAAGTCCGGAAGCTGAAGCAACTCAGTGTGCTAACTCTGGCTGAGTCAACCAAG GTACTACCTTATGATCAGCTCATGCAAGAGTTGGATGTTTCCAACGTAAGAGAACTCGAAGATTTCCTCATCAATGAGTGCATGTACTCA GGTATTGTTAGAGGAAAATTGGATCAGCTGCGAAGGTGCTTTGAG GTACAATTTGCGTCTGGAAGGGATCTTACGCCTGATCAACTGAACAACATGATAGATACCTTGTCTGACTG GTTGGGAACATCAGATAGCTTGTTGCATCAAATTCAAGAGAAAATCAAGTGGGCTGACACaatgagtgaggtgaacaagaAGCACCAGAAAGAATTTGAAGACAGAGTGGAAGAAGCCAAAAAATCAATCAAG CAGGCAGACATCGACTTACGGGGGCATGACGACTTTCTCTCTGAATCTGGAGGAATAATGGATTTTGAAGAGGACCGCATCCGGCCAAAAAG GAGGCGACAACCAATGGCGTAG
- the LOC133892814 gene encoding COP9 signalosome complex subunit 7-like isoform X3 has translation MAMDAERRQAELIGQFSAQAAALSSAPQLAALVLEATSHPALFAFSELLALPALTKLAGTQYASSLDLLRLFAYGTLKDYKSNSGSLPALLPDQVRKLKQLSVLTLAESTKVLPYDQLMQELDVSNVRELEDFLINECMYSGIVRGKLDQLRRCFEVQFASGRDLTPDQLNNMIDTLSDWLGTSDSLLHQIQEKIKWADTMSEVNKKHQKEFEDRVEEAKKSIKKLNNLSRQTSTYGGMTTFSLNLEE, from the exons ATGGCGATGGACGCGGAGCGGCGGCAGGCGGAGCTGATCGGGCAGTTCTCAGCGCAGGCGGCCGCGCTGTCGTCCGCGCCGCAGCTAGCCGCCCTggtgctcgaggccacctcCCACCCGGCCCTCTTCGCCTTCTCCGAGCTCCTCGCCCTCCCGGCCCTCACTAAG CTGGCCGGCACACAGTACGCGTCGTCCCTGGACCTGCTCCGGCTCTTTGCCTACGGCACCCTGAAGGACTACAAGA GTAATTCTGGCTCCCTTCCTGCATTGTTGCCTGATCAAGTCCGGAAGCTGAAGCAACTCAGTGTGCTAACTCTGGCTGAGTCAACCAAG GTACTACCTTATGATCAGCTCATGCAAGAGTTGGATGTTTCCAACGTAAGAGAACTCGAAGATTTCCTCATCAATGAGTGCATGTACTCA GGTATTGTTAGAGGAAAATTGGATCAGCTGCGAAGGTGCTTTGAG GTACAATTTGCGTCTGGAAGGGATCTTACGCCTGATCAACTGAACAACATGATAGATACCTTGTCTGACTG GTTGGGAACATCAGATAGCTTGTTGCATCAAATTCAAGAGAAAATCAAGTGGGCTGACACaatgagtgaggtgaacaagaAGCACCAGAAAGAATTTGAAGACAGAGTGGAAGAAGCCAAAAAATCAATCAAG AAGTTGAACAATTTAAGCAGGCAGACATCGACTTACGGGGGCATGACGACTTTCTCTCTGAATCTGGAGGAATAA
- the LOC133892814 gene encoding COP9 signalosome complex subunit 7-like isoform X2 — translation MAMDAERRQAELIGQFSAQAAALSSAPQLAALVLEATSHPALFAFSELLALPALTKLAGTQYASSLDLLRLFAYGTLKDYKSNSGSLPALLPDQVRKLKQLSVLTLAESTKVLPYDQLMQELDVSNVRELEDFLINECMYSGIVRGKLDQLRRCFEVQFASGRDLTPDQLNNMIDTLSDWLGTSDSLLHQIQEKIKWADTMSEVNKKHQKEFEDRVEEAKKSIKADIDLRGHDDFLSESGGIMDFEEDRIRPKRRRQPMA, via the exons ATGGCGATGGACGCGGAGCGGCGGCAGGCGGAGCTGATCGGGCAGTTCTCAGCGCAGGCGGCCGCGCTGTCGTCCGCGCCGCAGCTAGCCGCCCTggtgctcgaggccacctcCCACCCGGCCCTCTTCGCCTTCTCCGAGCTCCTCGCCCTCCCGGCCCTCACTAAG CTGGCCGGCACACAGTACGCGTCGTCCCTGGACCTGCTCCGGCTCTTTGCCTACGGCACCCTGAAGGACTACAAGA GTAATTCTGGCTCCCTTCCTGCATTGTTGCCTGATCAAGTCCGGAAGCTGAAGCAACTCAGTGTGCTAACTCTGGCTGAGTCAACCAAG GTACTACCTTATGATCAGCTCATGCAAGAGTTGGATGTTTCCAACGTAAGAGAACTCGAAGATTTCCTCATCAATGAGTGCATGTACTCA GGTATTGTTAGAGGAAAATTGGATCAGCTGCGAAGGTGCTTTGAG GTACAATTTGCGTCTGGAAGGGATCTTACGCCTGATCAACTGAACAACATGATAGATACCTTGTCTGACTG GTTGGGAACATCAGATAGCTTGTTGCATCAAATTCAAGAGAAAATCAAGTGGGCTGACACaatgagtgaggtgaacaagaAGCACCAGAAAGAATTTGAAGACAGAGTGGAAGAAGCCAAAAAATCAATCAAG GCAGACATCGACTTACGGGGGCATGACGACTTTCTCTCTGAATCTGGAGGAATAATGGATTTTGAAGAGGACCGCATCCGGCCAAAAAG GAGGCGACAACCAATGGCGTAG